From Mytilus edulis chromosome 9, xbMytEdul2.2, whole genome shotgun sequence, the proteins below share one genomic window:
- the LOC139490441 gene encoding uncharacterized protein → MAIIVALQLSLYFGTCLMEGLGETNEIHGSKRLLLNDPDAINNRLNNLERSLQQQQATILQQQATIQQLKQNIPQEQGSTYIQWGKASCSSMGTETIYSGYTAGQLYYDASSYPTRFGGPSNMLCLPNNPKLSNKTGPSNSFIYGTEFEDNFLRNDAANEDIPCALCRSMNTTSSVMFPGRNICYNGWKTEYEGYVMSGHWAHRASSYICVDLHPDYIPGGKADTNGQLLYVTGTKCGPLSCPPYNDNIAVNCVVCSK, encoded by the exons ATGGCTATAATAGTCGCATTACAACTCAGTTTATATTTCGGAACATGTTTAATGGAAGGATTGGGAGAGACAAATGAAATCCACGGATCAAAACGGTTACTTCTAAATGATCCAGATGCCATCAACAACAGATTAAATAATTTGGAAAGGTCCTTACAACAACAACAAGCAACGATTTTACAACAACAAGCAACAATTCAGCAGCTTAAACAAAATATTCCGCAAG aACAAGGATCTACTTATATACAGTGGGGAAAGGCATCATGTTCATCCATGGGGACAGAAACTATTTATTCAG GATACACTGCCGGTCAACTTTATTATGACGCGTCATCATATCCAACCAGGTTTGGGGGACCTTCAAATATGCTCTGTCTACCTAATAATCCGAAACTTAGTAACAAAACAGGACCAAGCAACAGTTTTATTTACGGAACAGAGTTTGAAGACAATTTTCTCAGGAATGACGCTGCCAATGAAGATATACCTTGTGCATTATGCAGAAGTATGAATACAACTTCTTCTGTAATGTTTCCAGGTCGGAATATTTGTTACAATGGATGGAAGACGGAGTATGAAGGCTATGTTATGTCTGGACATTGGGCACACAGGGCATCGTCTTATATTTGCGTTGATCTTCACCCAGATTACATTCCAGGCGGTAAAGCTGATACTAATGGCCAGCTGTTATATGTGACGGGTACTAAATGTGGTCCACTTTCTTGTCCTCCTTATAACGACAATATAGCTGTCAATTGTGTTGTTTGTTCTAAATAA